The following coding sequences lie in one Miscanthus floridulus cultivar M001 chromosome 9, ASM1932011v1, whole genome shotgun sequence genomic window:
- the LOC136479159 gene encoding transcription factor WRKY45-2-like, whose translation MDNKISSLVMAPPCGHGWEMMEAMRRQQDLVMQLRALVLPLLHGVIDDTFSATEIAVQLFDDVIGCNIGVVSMLEGCFMSTGGGGGPSGDPVVDDKSLVRKNSTPNGEKMTEEQARLAKQPNSVGQKRRRNNDKRSRSLVTHVPYYDGHLWRKYGQKNINGRKHPRSYYRCAYRERNCLATKTIEEQEPNDDDGTGNSSMAREESAKYTVVYYGDHTCKDHQTISMVQLPQLVGSMDLHQSTEMPQTSTDVQESEADLDLPTLLEVFDSSLIDWEALYRSPNAATS comes from the exons ATGGACAACAAGATCAGCAGCCTTGTCATGGCACCGCCCTGCGGCCATGGCTGGGAGATGATGGAGGCCATGAGGAGGCAGCAGGACCTTGTGATGCAGCTACGAGCGCTCGTCCTCCCGCTGCTCCACGGCGTCATCGATGATACTTTCTCAGCCACCGAGATCGCCGTCCAGCTCTTTGACGACGTGATCGGCTGCAACATAGGCGTGGTGTCTATGCTTGAGGGCTGCTTCATGAGTaccggaggcggaggtggaccTTCGGGAGATCCAGTCGTCGACGACAAGTCGTTGGTGAGGAAGAATAGCACTCCTAATGGTGAGAAGATGACGGAGGAGCAAGCGCGATTGGCGAAGCAGCCTAATAGCGTTGGTCAAAAGAGAAG GAGGAACAACGACAAGCGATCAAGGTCCCTTGTTACACATGTTCCATACTATGATGGCCATCTGTGGAGAAAATATGGGCAGAAGAACATCAATGGGAGGAAACATCCTAG GAGCTACTACAGATGCGCCTACAGAGAACGGAACTGCTTAGCAACAAAGACAATTGAGGAACAAGAACCAAATGACGATGATGGTACCGGTAATAGTTCCATGGCCCGCGAGGAAAGTGCAAAGTACACTGTCGTGTACTATGGTGACCACACTTGCAAGGACCATCAAACCATCAGCATGGTCCAGCTTCCCCAACTTGTTGGAAGTATGGATCTTCATCAGAGCACAGAAATGCCACAAACAAGTACAGATGTTCAAGAGTCTGAGGCAGACTTGGACTTGCCAACTTTACTAGAGGTGTTTGATAGTTCTCTCATTGATTGGGAGGCACTATACCGCAGCCCCAATGCAGCGACTTCATAG